aatgcacgtaGGGACCTGAAAcgattgggaattaagaagcgtctatggctaaAAAAGAGCAATGACAAGATGATTCAGAAACAAGGTCTTTTTtgtttaagaaaagaagagaaaaagcttttCATCTAGACATTGCATGACTTGTGTGTTCCAATCAGTTTTAGTACGAAGTGGAAGACCATCATAAAGGgagattgcatggatttaaagggaatgaagtctcattcttaccatgtgttgatgcaacatttactcccagttctcatccagcatgcattcagggataggaaggtcattcgtcctataattacaagcttttgcaccttctttaatgccttgtgctcgacaacagtagatgttcaaacGCTCCTCACTCTTGAGAGGGgtatggctaggacgttatgttaGCTTGAGATTATATGCCCTCCATCTATATTTGTCGTGATGATGCATCTGTCGATAcacttggcttacgaggctcgcatatgtggtcctgtatactatcgatggacgTATCCATTTGAAAGGTACGTTATCAGTTTAGTAAGAATAATCTGGCTTAACATCTACGGTTGTATGTATTTGTAATGTATCATTatctttgtcaggttcatgaagacattcaaggcctatgtccatAACAAGACGTGACCTAAGGGTTGCATTGCAGAACAATATATCTAAGAGGAGACAATTATATATtgcaaccaatacagaggaaaacaaaaaacaagccTCTTGGAAAAATTGGAAAAACGGTTTGATGGAGTCATTTCAGGACTACAAAAGTTATAAGATGTCGTTGATGACAATAACAACGATAACAATGTTAGTCCAATAAGTTCAGGTCAAAGTGTTACCTTAGCGTGTATCGAATACGAATAAGCTCATACATGGGTAccgaagagtcatcccagctatgatGTGTGAGAAGGGTATGCACAATTAGCTCATTTGtatatatcttctttactttatgcgatttcaatataacaatggtaTCAAATAACGtgcaggaagcacaaagatttcttgcagtgATGTTACAGGATGAccaacagggtgcctagcgaggatgaattcataccttggttgaagaggcaactaGAGTTTAGCGAATCTAACGATGAAGAATTTAAAGAtatagtgagaggacctctagctttttgtactcaatacaataagtattgtattaatggttttctctttgtcactaaggaatatgaggagaataaaacgaaccaaaacagtggggttatgACAGAGGATATGACCACCTTCCGATCTAGTGCTAAGGATATGAATACAgtggataaaaatcaacctcactatggagtccttcgtagaattatccaattggagtacagAACATGGTACAAGCCCGtcttatttaagtgtgattgggtgaaggtgatgcatcatggtgtttcttttgatgtcaAAACGaatctgagattagtaaatttgtccagtctttacagttcagacaaattgggtgacgagccgttCATTCTTGCGGAGCATGCCatgcaagttttctactccagagatctaAAAAATCCTGAATGACATGTGGTATTGGAGGTTTCAAAAAGGATTTTTATCGAAGAAGAGACATGTCATCTATCGGAACGATTTAAGGATGTAACTGATGCCGATGCAGGACctaatctcacctcattagcaattgttgatgagttgatattcaataaaCCTGAAGACATCAGTGTTGTAgtcgagaaaataaagaaaagaaagcgaTCAAGGAGAATCTCTTGAATTGTTTATATTTACTAAGCATGtaacaatatgatatttattggaggaaatccaatcaaggtatggataatGTAGTGAATTGTTTGTACTTTATCTGTTATCCAAATTATTGTATTAATCattagtgtttttattttttttatttttttattttattttaaataggcacatggattcacaaccagaggcTTTGGGTGTGCACTTGACCGAGACTACAGATGCGAGCAAGACCAAAGGTAATATGATAGTTCTCCTGAATTAGATAtataaatttcaattttcttatatattggcagtaatcaacgatgtgtatatataactgttattctttttatgttgttgtgccagcttcttcttcttcatctagaaaGAGAGGTCCTACTAGGGTTGCTTTTTTACATGAGCAACCTGATAGGagaaaagtcctaaagacgaatgaattcgggcaaccgaatgaggattCTCTTGAACAAAAGcaatttgcatcgcatattggtATCCTCACCCATACTCATATCTCGATCATATACCAGGACTTTCTCCAGGTGCCTCATGCACACATTCAAATGATCATAGAGTCATTGTCACGGGCTTATGAGTTTGATGGTCAAAGTTGGGATGCGAGTCTTACATACGTAACAAAACGCATCAAGGAAACATGGCGGATTACAAGAAAATGTTaactgcaaaatatattaaagaCAAGGATCCTGCAGTTGTGAGAGATAGTCCTGCCCCCCCAGgcatccctatggaggattggttaGTCTTCGTAAATCAACATGGCACTGAGGAATTCAAGAGAGCAAGCGAAAGGAATAAAATCAATCGgtccaagctaaaaggacctgtgTGTCTTGGGAGGAACAGCATAGCTGTTCTTCGCCATCAAATGGtatgtattatttatttataaatataggtATTATAGTTTAATATTGAATTTACTTTTGAATTATCACTCATCTAACTCCATTAATATGTAATATGCCAAAGGCGAAGGagaggaatcttacctctgatgccgagataggtagatgtgatgtttacttaagagcccatacaagcaaggacaaagttgtccagtaTCCTGACCTTGTTGTAAGTACATCCCCTtctaccactaactagtaccttTATGAGATGCcaatgtataactttgaattattttacattcatttgtattttgtcGCAGGAAAAATTAGATGAGCTTTATTCTAGCAATCCTTCTTCTAAGATTACCGGCGTTAACGATGCCCTTACACgggtaataataaaatttaaaaattacagtGAGATTCATGGTAAATATGAATTTTGTAATAAGTTGATTtgcaatgttttacagttggttggttctgataGTAGAGGGcaaatgcggggtctaggttgctcaataactAAGACAGGACTGAAGATGTCAGCCCCTGcccgttcaaaggtagagaatttgataaaagaaaaagatggcCTAGTGCAGGAGATATTTGATATAAAGAAATCATTGGCCAAGATAGAGGCCTGGATGGAGTTGCAGCAACACGCACAATCTACTCAAAACCTCTCATCACCAACAATTGCTAAATCTGCTCAGGCATTGTTGGTATGCAAGTGTAAATTTGCTACAGTATTAAACTTACAATTATTTTATAAATGATAACAATACTAATGTcattttatatgtgtacatgtagccgGATGTTCTATATATCAGTaggagatgcgacttgcttggttggagaaatcatgatgtagttgctcgtggtcaagtacactaagttaatccaaatgcagttGTCTATTGCGAACCATTGGAGGAGGGAGCTTTTGTTGTTACCCTGACTAAGATTATACATCCTGACACtcatttgtggaaagaagatgggttcgcatctataCTTGGAGAGGTCAGTCCAGGATcacttgtgcaatgggggaaggaATCTTTGAGATTtcgataatttgaacaaatttggtactctaTAATTGAACTTGGTATGGATGCTTTTTTTAGTTACTTGATATGATGTTTCACTTGGTTTTTTTggttaattttgaactaatttggcactttagTTACTTTATATTGATGAACTCAGAACTTGGTTTGATTTTTAGTTACTTTATATTGATGTTTCGCTTGtttttttttggttactctatatgttgtttggtttggtttttgtaattttgaatgaattttatacTCTATATTTAAACATATTAGACTCCATTTGGTCGtcacaaaccaaatggagcctaagcccctttTTAACTCCGTCAATGTAACTCCTTGCATtgtcggtcccaagcccgggtaaaggaggagggagaatgggcatcaaggtgagttatgtacttttttttcattttctgattatctatttattttatgTCAATCTTCATGGTTCATTATTCATTGAAACCTGATTATCTATTTATTTGTTATTATTTTGCAAGATGTTGAGAATGCTATCAATGACTTGACTGGCAAGGCATCCGGGGTTTGCAAATTTTGGGTTTGTCAGAATGCTTGTACATggtatttttctttgattttactaTGCTCCTGTCAGGTAAATGGCTCGGAAATAGACAAATAAGATGCAATTGGGCTGCTAAAGGAGCTGGCTTTGCTGAGGAAAAACCCGAAAGTGAAAACGAAAATCAAAACATGGTGGTCCTGACAAATGGTAGTTCAGGTAGTATGGGTACGATATCCTCCATCTTCTCCTTTCTATTGAAAGTTAGGGCCATTATTTCAATGCCAATGACAAATGACAATGGAATAGACCATTTGGTGGACTTACCAAACCGTCAATTCCACTAGTATCGATTTGACTCTATACTGAATGATGTTTAAAATGATGGAATTCTTGTTCATCATTCATGTATGGGATATTTGTTCTAGAGATCATAgcttttatgcatttgatgattAAATAGAACTTCTCttattttccttcttcctttcataAAGGCTCCAGCCACATTTGGAGGCCATGCTGCGAGCTGAAACTGACCTCCAACTGGGCCGTGAAGAGAGCTGCAGCAGGCCTTTAAATGGGCTTCAATCTAAGCTATAAACAGGCCTCAACCTTAGGCTGAAACCAGGCCTTCTTCAGGCCACACAAGGGAGTTGAAAAACATCCTTCAGCCAGCCCCAAATCTAAGCCGAAATACCTCCCAGATAGGCCATAAAGATGCTGAAAATCGGCCCTCAGTCAGACCTTCTGCTAACCATGAAATGCACAGAGATATGGGCTGAGTGTAGCCTAGTTGAGAAAGTGTTTTGAGCCAGAAATAAGGCCTTCAATCAGACCGCGCAGAGGGCTAAGAAACGCATTTCAGATGCCTCGCAGTGGGGTCGGACATGGCTTACGGTTAGGCCATGAAACCTGGATCCAAACGACCTCCATCTAGGCCGTGCTGCATGCTGAAAACAAGCTCTAGATGGGTCCGATTTGAGATGAAATCAGGCCCCGACTAGGCCTTGATCTGCACTAGAATCTGgcctcaaacaggcccttagtaccAACCTTACAGCTAGGCTTTTTATGGGCAGCaaatcagtccaggccagacctcAATTGGGCCTTCCATCTGGGCTGAAACCAGCAAAAAAAATCAGGCAGTGGACCTGTGTCCAGCCCCTACACTATACATTACAAATTGCATGTTTGATATTTTCTTATATTTCATGGTAAACAATTTTGAGCAGTTCTGCATtaatttcacaaatgagaagCTGCAACAACATTTTAACCAGGTTAGCTTACTCCATAACAAGTTGTTGCCTCTATCTTGGAAACCTTTAATATCTTGATTTTTTCTTGGGTTGTGTATTGACAGCATATCTTCAAAATGGAATAGGAAGAGTACATAAAAGAGGAAATCAATTGGAGCTACATAGAGTTTGTTGATTCACAGATAGATCAGCTAGTATGTACATTGCTCACTTGTGCGATACTACCCAAACTGCACTTCTGTTTTGCTATTGATTTATAGGTTTGATCTGGAACTGCAGATATTTCCATGGGATGTGTCTCGCATTTGAGCATCAACGTAGGCAAAAGCAATCCCAACAAAAACAAGACTGATTCAATTCCATCTTCAATAGACAACAAGGTGCATTCTTGCACACACTTCTTATTGTAATTGGTGCATTCTTGCACAtgcttatttttaaattttgatgcattcaattgtgaaaggatttatgaCTTTGAAAACGAAAGGGAGAGGCTCATTATGGAGAAGGACGCAGTCATTCAAGAGCATGCTTCCCTGGAAAATCAATGAAATAGTATGATTCAACACCTAATTGATGTTTGGTTTTACATTCAAGAGTACAaacttctttgttttcttttccatgacaatgaaatagtatgattcaacacctaattgatgtttggttttgcattttttttaaagaggaaGATTAATGGACATGCATCTCAGTTAATCTGATTGATTGCTTTCAGCCTTGAGAAGAGGGTCAACAAAAAAGTTATGGCAATGTTCGAGaaagctgaagctgaatacaatGACTTATTATCGAAGAAAAACATCATTGAGGTATATTGTTGTATTTCTTAGCCTGTAAAGGATCTCATCCTTTTTTAAAAAGAATTAAATTTGTTTATGTCTGAAGTTGTTTGTTTACTGTATTCTTCTCTTCTTAGAATGATAAGTCAAAAATCAAGAAGGTGATTGAAGAGCTtgatgaaaagaagaaggaaacactAAAAGTTACTTAGGTTAAAGTGAACAAGTGAGTCAACACTTCTCTGCTCTCATGTTCCAGTTTATAATTATAGTATCCGGCTTCCTTGGATCCCTGGATCAGACGAATTCAGTGGATCCCGgggacaggctgtgtttatgtatttgcttgaattaataaagcagacccggatgtgcgtcggagctatccggatgagcgggggtccctggaaggtgggaactgctgttatgaccataatgaagctgtccatttcctatggacagcattggaggggcctggccatttggataggccatgtttatgtatttattcgaaattgatggagcaaacccagatgtgcgtcagagctattcggatgttgagagggggtccctgaaagatgggaaccactgtaatgaccatgatgaagctgtccatttcttatggacagcattggaagggcctggtgaattggagcaggccgtgtttatatctgtatttgcaggggccacaccctta
This region of Magnolia sinica isolate HGM2019 chromosome 1, MsV1, whole genome shotgun sequence genomic DNA includes:
- the LOC131246193 gene encoding uncharacterized protein LOC131246193, translating into MADYKKMLTAKYIKDKDPAVVRDSPAPPGIPMEDWLVFVNQHGTEEFKRASERNKINRSKLKGPVCLGRNSIAVLRHQMAKERNLTSDAEIGRCDVYLRAHTSKDKVVQYPDLVEKLDELYSSNPSSKITGVNDALTRLVGSDSRGQMRGLGCSITKTGLKMSAPARSKVENLIKEKDGLVQEIFDIKKSLAKIEAWMELQQHAQSTQNLSSPTIAKSAQALLFCINFTNEKLQQHFNQEEYIKEEINWSYIEFVDSQIDQLIFPWDVSRI